The sequence below is a genomic window from Rhinopithecus roxellana isolate Shanxi Qingling chromosome 19, ASM756505v1, whole genome shotgun sequence.
CACAGTCAAAACTTCACAAGTAATATACATACCTTGAGGGTATATGGAACTTATCCACAtactatacatttttattgtagtTGTTTAATGAACATAATTGTAATTCCTTTCATTTTTGCCAAATTCTGTTTCTTATGCATGTGTCTTATACAAGTACCTGCAGGAAAAAGATGAGGGTTTATCTGTTCTATACCCAGAGTACCCAACAGAATGTCTTGGATGCACATTATTGAAGGCTTAATAATTCTAAATATTGTTTACATATAACAAATGCTTTTGTCAATGAAAAATTCATGCGATTTTGATGATCAAAGATAAATCAAAACTTCCTACTCCTAATGCCTATACTGTAAGACATacacaaaaatgtgtttttactCCTTAAAGACAATGAGTCATAGCTAAGTACTTTCACTTGAAGTGGTGGAATAAGATCTGACACAGAGTTTATAACTTCCTTGGGATCTGACCATCTCCTCAACCATTCAAGAAGCATACACGGAATCAGAGTCATCTTCATTACAGATGGGACATCCTTCTCCCGAGTGAGTCCTTCCTTCTAACTCCTTTCCGACATTTCATCTGACCAGGACATTCTTTGACAACAAAAGATACACTCACATTATAAAAAGTGTCCCCCATGATTTGTAGAGAGCAATCTACAGGTAGGAGGGAGAATCACATTTAGAAATAAAGTGTCAGAGTCATGTGACCAGTGGTTTGTAAAAGACACTGCATAGACCAGGGACAAAGGTGACCCCCACTAAGGAAGAAATATGACAAGTGTTTCCAATAGAAACACAGGAGCAGAGCAGGAAAAGGAAATGGGTTATTTTTGGAGTATTTAAATGGGTTCGTTTTGGAGTATTTAACTAGAAACACATAATGATGTAATTACATGATTAAGTTTTCCACGAGGTAAATAATAACAAGGAAATAATGACGTGGTGGCAATGGGCCTTCAGCAGGGTATAAAGGAGGCTATGGACCCAGAAGACTTCCAAACACAAGAACTTCAGTCTCTTGGAAACTCACCCAGATCCTCCCCGTTCTGACACCATGGTCAACTCCTGTTGTGGCTCCGTGTGCTCTGACCAGGGCTGCGGCCAAGACCTCTGCCAGGAGACCTGCTGCAGCCCCAGCTGCTGTCAGACCACCTGCTGCAGGACCACGTGCTGTCGCCCCAGCTGCTGTGTGTCCAGCTGCTGCAGGCCCCAGTGCTGCCAGTCTGTGTGCTGCCAGCCCACCTGCTGCCGCCCCAGCTGCTGTCAGACCACCTGCTGCAGGACCACCTGCTGCCGCCCCAGCTGCTGTGTGTCCAGCTGCTGCAGACCCCGGTGCTGCCAGTCTGTGTGCTGCCAGCCCACCTGCTGCCGCCCCAGCTGCTGCATCTCCAGCTGCTGCCGCCCCAGCTGCTGTGTGTCCAGCTGCTGCAGGCCCCAGTGCTGCCAGTCTGTGTGCTGCCAGCCCACCTGCTGCCGCCCCAGCTGCTGCATCTCCAGTTGCTGCCGTCCCTCTTGCTGTGAATCCAGCTGCTGCCGCCCCTGCTGCTGCCTGCGTCCAGTCTGTGGCCGAGTCTCCTGCCACACCACTTGCTATCGCCCAACCTGTGTCATCTCCACCTGCCCCCGCCCCTTGTGCTGCGCCTCCTCTTGCTGCTGAGCCCCCTGCCCTGGCTCACCTCCCCCTTCACCACTGGCCCACAGATGCAGACCCTTCTTCTGTGCTGGCTATTAGGACACATGGAGTGGGGTTGATGTCATTCAATAGGATGGACCTCATGTTTCCAATGAGCCCATCAGCACTTCACTGACTCTGTGAGGATATTCTGGTTCATTTTAAGCTCCctcccttgctttctttttcttccagtggTAGCACCAAATAGGAATTAATTTGTAATTCACTAGCTAAGAAATTATTCCAGTCCtctaatttccttattttctttatcactttgAGGTATAGATTCTCCTTCTCAGTGAGGTAGACATTATCTGCAGGACCAGTTTTGTCACTGATGTTGcaccctcagacccaggggcCCAGTTATGTTCTGTGTTTCTCCTAGCATGAATTTCTTATGCTTTGTTGCATCTCTGCTTTCTAATAAACTTTTCTGCACATAAGAATTCATTGGTATCATTCTCTATtgctttcataattattttactgATTCCCTAGCAATTATATTTTACACAAAGATACAGGAAGAGCAACCCATGTTGAAATCACTTTGAAGATACATGCTAtatcaaatatacataatttaaggTATTGGAATAAAAGtgctgtgtgtatatgtgtgtgtgtgtttgtgggtgtgcACAGGTGTTTTAATATCCTAAATTAAGACAGATTTAATTCATGCCTTAGCTCTTGAAACACATTTTATCTTTAACACATTATATCTAATTGTCATACTATTGTCCCTATTttgacaaaaaaagataaaatcaaatttCTGAAAAGTAGACACCAATGAAAGAAGGGAAATCTTCTATAAAGAATTTAATGTACTCAATTCATTTCACTCAATAAacaacattttgaaatttattattaaaaagtggaCTTTATTTCCCAGTGAGTTCTGCtgagaaaaaaaagcatattgaGCTGTATTTCATCTGGATAGCATGGTATACTTCTGACTGTGGTCTCTACAGGTTTATGTTATAATTTAAACATCTCCACActtaacattttaacatatataaacCCAGCAAGGCTGAAAATTTCAAGACtcacttttgtttttaagaacGATTTTATTGGAATTAGTTCATAGCTTTGAGTAGGTCGCAGCTGGGGTGCATATCCTAATTTTAGTGGAATTAGTTCATAGCTTTGAGTAGGTCGCAGCTGGGGTGCATATCCTAATTAGAATCCCCAAGAGTGGTGCCTTCATTTGAATCTGAAATAATATTGTAAGTGATTATAACTTGGCATTCTAGTAGGAGCACCTGCTCTTgatgtttttacttttgttgactATTATCAGCTCTGAAGTGACCCTAAGCTATTGAGCCCATCAAGTTTAAGATGATTTGTTCAGATATCGTTGATAAGCTTCACATTTTTTCTGATGTCTTAAGAAAATGTTGCCCAGATGTTAATCACAGAGTTATGACACCTTCTGAAACATGAGGCAGGATAAATAAGGTTAGGaagctgtgaaaggaaaataaatattggggccccaaatcactaagctaaagggaaaaggcaagctgggaactgcttagggcaaacctgtcTCTCATTCtgttcaaagtcacccctctgctcactgagataaatgcatatctgattgcctccttgggaaaggctaatcagaaattcaaaagaatgcaAGCATTTGTCTCTTATGTACCCTATGATCTGGAAGCCCCCTCCCAGCTTCAAGTTGTCCTGtctttgctttgagttgtcccgccttttgCGGACCAAATccatgttcatcttacatatgttgattgatgtctcatgtctccctaaaatgtgtgaAACAAAACTGTGATCTGACCACCTTACACACATGtcgtcaggacttcctgaggctgtgtcacaggagCGTCCTCAACCTGgggaaaataaactttctaaattaactgggacctgtctcagattttcagggttcacattttggtaatcatgaagggattctgagtggagatgcccctgacctttgacaaataTCCTGTTGGTGCCTGGTAAGAGCATGAGCTAACTTCATGGCTTAAAccaataggacaatttgctgaggtctGGGAGCACCCTCCCCAGAGAATCCCTGATCTTCCAAAATTCAGTAAAGATCTAAAGTTCATTTTGCTGTACAACTCCCccacctatttttgtttttagacatgtAGCGTTTGAGCTCACTCTCAGCAGTGAAGACCAGTTTGAGTGTTTTTTCCTCCTAGGATGGTAGAAAGCAGCCTTCAGCCTGAAACCCATCCCTAGGTAAGTAGCTGAACTGGGGCTTTGTCTTGGCTAAAGTTTAACAACcagctggtcttaatttctcctgATCATTAGAGTGCTTGGTGATTCTATTGTTGgagtattttgttgtttgttttctctttctcccatcaGACTTGACCAACTGTACATGACTTGGTCAAATCCTAGAGAGAATTCAAAATTATGGGTAACAAAACCTCTCTAATTTGCCTAAAATTCCTTGCAgctgcaaaagaagaaaacaaacaaacaaaaagaaccaaaGAACCATGCACTTGGTTTCTGTGTTTGcttcctgtcttaaaaaacaaatgttcttTTACTTACTTTTCTTCCACCCTACACTTCTTTTCCCCTTTGCCATCTGTAGTACCAATAAATCTAGAGAAGGCTTCTAATGACTTGAACCCCCTTAAGGAATTCAGAACAAAGGTTGCCACTCACCCCTTttggggtgttttgttttctttgtggagtTTCAAGAGTCATGGGTAGATTCTTCTTAAGTCTAAACCTCTGCTTTCCTGTATTGCATGACCTGACCTCTTTGGCTTTGACCTTGTTGTGTGTAATGGTAGATGAGAGCCACAAAGTTAAGGGGTGGCTGAGCGTGGTTTACAAAAAGTGCTCTTGGCTGtcgttttgttttccttctaggAAGTTGCTGTCTAAGGATCCTAATTCTAGTTCAGAGATGCATTCTAAAGTGTCTTCTCTGTTGCTTTTTCTCCCCAAATTCAGTTCTATTCAGCTTGTCTGTGTGTATTTGCATGAGGAACTGAACTGTTGTTTTCAGTGGTGACCCACTGTGGAGTCCTGCCCACAAGCAGCACAATTGATCCTCCATAGAAAACCGCTAGGCCTCAGCTCAGTTCCtctttttaagaagaaaacaaataatctaagaatgaggagaaaacaaGGAGAATGACCCCCTTTCGAGCACTCCATAGGTTTTATGGAACCTGGTCTTTTCATAGTTTATGTAAAATGAACGTAATCAGGTCTTTGTGCAcatttacattaagaaaaaagagcccatgtaaattagttcaaccattgtggaagatagtatggcgattcctcaaggatctagaaccagaaataccatttgacccagaaatcccattacttagtatatacccaaaggaatataaatcattctactataaagacacatgcacacgtatgtttactgtagcactatttacaatagcaaagacatggaaacaacccaaatgcccatcaattatagactagataaagaaaatgtggtgcacataCATCGTGGAATATGATGCAGCCacaaaacagaatgagatcatgtcctttgcagggacatggattaaactggaagccattatcgtcagcaaactaacacagaaacagaaaaccaaataccacatgttctcactcataaatgggagttgaacattgagaacacatggacacagagtggAGCAACACACATCAGGGGTTGTTGAGGGGTGgagagtgaggggagggaacttagaggatgggtcaataggtacagcaaaccaccatggcacacatatacctacgttaacaagcctgcacattctgcTGCATGTGTATcccatttatgttttttttttttttagaaggaaggagggaaggaaggaaggaagaaggaaggaaggaaggagaaggaaggaggaggaaggaaggaaagaaagaaagaaagaaaaagaaagaaagatcagaaaaaagaaagaaagaaagaaaagaaagacagaaagaagaagaaagcagatagagaaagaaataaagaaagaaagaacgaaagaagcaaagaaaagaaagagagagagaaaggaaagaaggaatgaatacTCCATAAATGATTGGTTAGTATATATAGCAGATTAATGAATGAAGGAGAATTAATTGGGAATTTTTGTCTAGTCGCAGTGGCACATTCCTGTTCTTCAGTGTTAACCgttagggagggagggaaacctTAAAGTCGATCTGCAAACTACAGAGTTCCTaagttctcttttttctctattttcttttctgccttctttaaattctttaaatcTGCTCTTATTTTCCTATTAAGATAAAAACCAATGTTTGGATACAACAGGTCCTTTGTATGCAAGCTGGTGAATTTGTGTTTATCTCATGGCTAAAGTTCTGAAGTAAAAGCTATAggatttgtgtctgtgtgtgtgtgtatttaaaaggcctttataatttttataattttatgtttaattggcaattaaatccattttaatttcCCTCTAGCACCACCAGACTTTATTCTCTCTGTACTTTATGATATAAATTTtgctatttcatttttccttgagttgtttcctttaatatGCAAACTTAAGGCTATTTAGCTGACAACTCCATAGGGGAGTAAAACAGGTTATTGAGAATTTGGAAGTCTAAGATAGGGAAAAAAGCACCTTAAGAATCTATAAGAGGTACTTCTATCAGCATGCctgctatgtctatatatttgtgTGTTGTATACACAATGTCTCACTAccaaaaatttataaaagagctctaattaattgactTAAAAAAAGCACTTGGATCAAATACTTTATCAGGAACAAAGAAAAGACTAGTTCAATGTTTTCTCAAGTTTAtgtaacttaagtaaaatctttaataaataagctagctttaaaattattgatacaGTAATATTAGACATGTCTTAAGAATTTCCAGCatgcatttttgtttgcatttattaattaaGCAATTTCAAGCTTATCCCTGTCAAATACTATAAGGTGTCCAAATTTGGCATGGGGTCCCAAAACTGTAATAGAATGATCTTTGATTGTgttatctttaataaataagacattgataTTGGTTTAATAAAAACAGTCACATCTTGAATTTAGTCAGATTGCtgtaacttctaatcttgtggcttttGGTGGTCTAGTCCATGGCCAGTAAGATTTGTTTTGGGAATGAACTGTTATAATCTTTGTTTCAAAGGTAAACTAGAAACTATGTTCCTCTCAAAGTATATTTGGCCTGTGCCCAGGATTGAACAAGAACAGCTTGGAGGATAGAAGCAAGATGAagtcagttaggtcagatctttttcactgtctcagttataattttccTATGGCAGCTCCATAACTTTAAATGATGACTATTgtagttttcataaataatctaggtaaacaattcctttttaaaaaggtgaacaaTTGTTGTCTAATTCAATGCCTATTTAAAggttatgtataaaacaaggtaaaaggaaccaggaaataagagagatgtaaagaaagttattttaaaaaaggggGGGGTAAAGAGGATTCTTTTTGGTAAGAAAGCTTAAGAGAAATAATTTCATATGAGAAAGActcttgtatggtaaatttagACCTAGAATAAAATGACTGATTGTTTAAGAAAGATGGATGTTCAAAACaaaccagaaagtccaagcataTCATGGTCTGTAAAAGTCACATTAAGaggatttatttcaaaaaaaatcaaaaaacttttATATGATCAAGTTGTCTAAAATTAAAGGGCAATGATAATGGTCTTCCTGAAGATTGGgcttgatgttaaaaaaaaaagcttactaCATAATTAGTAAGAGTGATGAGATTTTCTTAAGGGATTAATTTACTCTTAATAAATTACAGgagattttaattgttttaaccTAAAATTAAACTATTTACTTGTTCTTTTCTCTCCCCTTCAACTCGTTTTCAGCTCATATAAGTTCTTTTCCTTAAGTTCTGTTTGTTGTGGCCCGATGCTAACAACGTTTTCTAAAAgtctaaagaaaatgttttcttccaatgTAATATTCTGTGCAGTGCAGAAggtcttttattttgctttttggtaATTGACCTAACAGATTTTATGGTTTATTGAAACAATTCCTATGCCATTATTATTGGTTTGCTtaggaaaaagaaactgagataattttttaaaaattaaggttatTACATTCATGTATATTTCTGTATGCACTTTGAAAGTACCTGTGACATTGAGTTACAGGCCTTTGACTCCTGGGTCTAAAAAGGACACCAAGATCTGCTATATCTTAAACACTGACAGCAATTAAAACCTCATCTTCAGACCTGGTAGAAGATGCCAATgaaaataaactgcattcctgAGACATAAGGCCAGAAATCAAAGCTATTCAACTCCTCAAGGCTCAGGAGCTACCACAGAAGAGGTAGGCACGTGAGATTGTAAGGGCTGATTTTGAgagataaaataagttcagtttctCTACAAATTAATAACTGAGGTCAAAGGCACACTGATGCGATACCAACATATGGGCTcctgtgtcagattaacaaggttttcttgaagtGTTAACTAACCCCTTAAGAAAGGTTATAAAGCTTATAAAAGGCTTATGGAAGTTATATCTTATggtcaagattaaaattttataggttgtttataaaattttgaagaagaaatttAATTGGGTTTAATGCTGTTTTATATGGGTTTCTTGTTTGAAAAATTGACTTATTTTATGATGACCTGTCGTATCAAgttttttaaacctttgatatttgacaaactttccaaaatcaaattataagttatgtgtttttttgacctaattaatcctttaagatattAGTTTCCCTCAAgtccaaaaatgaaataatttgatttatttggtataaaaattatacaggaagcattgtcaaatataaaatggtgtttggttttctttgggctgtatttgtataaatatgtcatTGGTATGTGCaccaaaattatgggaaactcctataattctgatatgacaTGGCGTACATtaacagtaataattataattgctaTATTAAATTATGTGTGCATAGTACTAACAAATTTTCTTGTCAATTGTGCCTTGGACTATGGCTGCCCTAAAACTTTTTGTCACCCATGGACAgttgttgtcttgttttagttCTTTTAGGAAGATGGTCTTAAAATCAGCTGTAAAACTCTAACAGGTGTTCTTGAATGCAAGTTTctaataactttggagattgtgacatgagaatggaggaaaagctttcagaacTCATGGAGacctgaaatgttcatgaatatcaagcagaacaggaattAACTGCATGAACTGAACTAATAGAAGACCAAAGTAATCTTTTTGaccttttgcttaaaatgttgctgatccttgttttgtttctttcagtcaaggaaacttttcttttgagttaTTGTCAGCTTTTAACAAGTTAGTATACTCCTATGAAAaatatttggagcatatttgtttctctctaccggATTTTCTCCAGAACtggaaactatctgtgagtattcttaacttatggcaatacagttatttgcataagtgcaataagaatctgttttcatttgtaacaagacacaattggagaaattggtcattttaccaaggctttgactggaacgGTTTGCtctcctttaaggaatcaaacttgacttatggagtcaataaaagccccttgggagaactggcctcataccttgtctacacagtccctgtacagggttcctgacctgtggtaagtaaagcatgtcactttctaacagttCCAGGATCCCTAAGTTTATCTTGGAACCTTAAGaggagaggaattcacccaattCATAGGTATTCGATGGTACAAATCCATGGCTAGGCTAAGCTTTCCAAAAGTGTTATTCAAAATTCCTTCTATGGAATAAAGTTCTGACAGGGACAGGGgacagagaaattctaggcagaaaagggtAGGTCCCTGacaaaaccccaccttcaagctgaAAAGCCTGAAACCATGGCCCAAAGGGAGAACATAtatccctgttttcctgcttgAAAGTTGCCTTTTTCTAAACCACTCATGGCCCCATCCTGTCCCATCCTGTGCCTGTGAAGACCCCGGACTGAGATGGCAGAGGCAAGAAGCAGCTGGATGTTGGGGACTACAGCTGGACatcagagagaagcagcttgacttcagaagGACAGCTTGATGGCGTAACTTTGGAGAAGAATCCGGCTGGATAGAGCCTAGCTTTGGGGAAGATTACCTACCCACGCCATCCtttttcagctccccttccttCTAAGAGCCGCTTTCATCAGCAACAAAACCCCCCACATTTACCATCCTTTGATTGGTTCATGTGACCTCACTTTTCCTGGACACAAGACAAGAGCTTGGGAGCCAGAAGAGCAGatacaaaaggctgtcacactcaCCCCCTGCCCTTGCTGGTGGAGGGCAGCGGTCTCACACGAAAAGGTGGAGGGCTCAccgagctgttaacacttaagccatcagTGGAAGGCAGAgttaaaagagcactgtaacatgGCCCCTGGGGCTATTGGTGGAAGGCACCCCACTAGATGCTGCTGAGGAGTCCGCACAGAGTTTGCTCCTGCCAGGGGCCAAAAGCACTCACTCTGGCTCCTGCACCCATTCACCTGCATGCTTCCTCCCACAAGCAGGGGACTGCAGCAGGTCCGAGTGAGTGAGGTTTGATCCATGGCACTAAAGTGCCGATTCCAGCACTCATGCACTCCAGTTCTTGCCTCATTTGTTTGCATGCTCCCTCCTGCAAGGAGTTGAGAGTGGCAGGCTGAAAAAAACGAGGCACACCTGTCGCAAGTCCCACAAAGGGGTCAGGGAAACATCCTGCTtcagttccatcaaagccaatttaaaagctTATGCAAAACAGTTTTTACTATGGCTGTGCAGTATACATATAATCAGGCCAAgcataataaagcaaatcagccctgccatgatttgtctttagtaaaaatgggaaaccgGAGAGAGAAGAATTATAATCCAAAAACTGATAGTGTACCTgttgttagattctagtcttgcctaatgtttttccatttttattattttctacagtttggactTAATTCTAATTTTTCATGGCTACAAATCTTCA
It includes:
- the LOC104658482 gene encoding keratin-associated protein 4-9 isoform X4 codes for the protein MVNSCCGSVCSDQGCGQDLCQETCCSPSCCQTTCCRTTCCRPSCCVSSCCRPQCCQSVCCQPTCCRPSCCQTTCCRTTCCRPSCCVSSCCRPRCCISSCCRPSCCVSSCCRPQCCQSVCCQPTCCRPSCCISSCCRPSCCESSCCRPCCCLRPVCGRVSCHTTCYRPTCVISTCPRPLCCASSCC
- the LOC104658482 gene encoding keratin-associated protein 4-9 isoform X1, which produces MVNSCCGSVCSDQGCGQDLCQETCCSPSCCQTTCCRTTCCRPSCCVSSCCRPQCCQSVCCQPTCCRPSCCQTTCCRTTCCRPSCCVSSCCRPRCCQSVCCQPTCCRPSCCISSCCRPSCCVSSCCRPQCCQSVCCQPTCCRPSCCISSCCRPSCCESSCCRPCCCLRPVCGRVSCHTTCYRPTCVISTCPRPLCCASSCC
- the LOC104658482 gene encoding keratin-associated protein 4-8 isoform X3, with product MVNSCCGSVCSDQGCGQDLCQETCCSPSCCQTTCCRTTCCRPSCCVSSCCRPHCCQTTCCRTTCCRPSCCVSSCCRPRCCQSVCCQPTCCRPSCCISSCCRPSCCVSSCCRPQCCQSVCCQPTCCRPSCCISSCCRPSCCESSCCRPCCCLRPVCGRVSCHTTCYRPTCVISTCPRPLCCASSCC
- the LOC104658482 gene encoding keratin-associated protein 4-8 isoform X2 is translated as MVNSCCGSVCSDQGCGQDLCQETCCSPSCCQTTCCRTTCCRPSCCVSSCCRPQCCQSVCCQTTCCRPSCCVSSCCRPRCCQSVCCQPTCCRPSCCISSCCRPSCCVSSCCRPQCCQSVCCQPTCCRPSCCISSCCRPSCCESSCCRPCCCLRPVCGRVSCHTTCYRPTCVISTCPRPLCCASSCC